A window from Numenius arquata unplaced genomic scaffold, bNumArq3.hap1.1 HAP1_SCAFFOLD_1288, whole genome shotgun sequence encodes these proteins:
- the LOC141478558 gene encoding perforin-1-like, translated as MATPRRPSGHLFLLLLLFLTRCPSGTPQCHRARGEACAVPPAPATHLLGLAMDVTTLEPTGGQVLLLEDHPPPRGGPAATCTLCRDLLAGDRPRRLPPGVGGWRSGRRCRQRSRVATGNRAVATVVAGTQEVARGWRVGLAVAPGPAGVAVTVAGSRSRVARFGLQRQQEDRYDFSSLEMSCVFYWTQVSPAARPSPHFLRAVRALPPKFTPATAADYEELLAAYGTHYIRGAQMGGRLRAVTAIRSCRAAMAGASAQEVADCLGVEVTAGGGAGRGGAMAKVCRRAREGNQGNASFNEAFGERLVEVEGGEQHGDLLYGRPEAYAKWLQSLPALPGLVAAEVRPLHTLLPRRDPRRGALKAAVGHYVARRALRFNCSRACPGGHLVGPCQCGCPADAAVTPQCCSRHRGTARLRVLVGGGRGWRGDHLSKTDAYVRVFFEGREARTPTVWNDERPRWGTWLELGRVELPPGGPRLRVEVWDEDNKWDDDLLGVCQVPLVAGGKREAVCYPGGGRLELSYEVTCGPSLGGPLCYDYVPQTPRGDGGLYGFSRWPPAPGDDGPVEWPEQEEEDEEEEEEDGGPEDLEGFWGSPGATGSSVEPPEMEMGWGEDLGDHLGEPTDAFGDLPEPLGVFGEGPSEVDPPFGPKEGPSDPQGPSMSFRKGPPEVDPSSGPKEGPSDPQDPPSGFVEGSADLRAPPSGSKEGPSEPQDPSSGFTEGPSDLQDPALVFMEGSPGPDPPSSPMEVPPDPQDLSSSSKEGPSDLRDPPLGLQEVPPRLDPPSGSGEGPPDPQRVPQTHSVHPPDP; from the exons ATGGCCACCCCTCGCCGTCCCTCGggccacctcttcctcctcctcctcctcttcctcacccgcTGCCCCTCGGGGACCCCCCAGTGCCACCGCGCCCGGGGGGAGGCCTGcgccgtcccccccgcccccgccacccACCTCCTGGGCCTGGCCATGGACGTCACCACCTTGGAACCCACCGGTGGCcaggtcctgctgctggaggaccACCCACCCCCCCGAGGCGGCCCGGCGGCCACCTGCACGCTCTGCCGGGACCTCCTGGCCGGCGACCGCCCCCGGCGCttgccccccggggtgggggggtggcgctCGGGGCGACGTTGCCGTCAGAGGTCGCGGGTGGCCACCGGGAACCGGGCGGTGGCGACGGTGGTGGCCGGGACGCAGGAGGTGGCCCGGGGCTGGCGGGTGGGGCTGGCGGtggcccccggcccggcgggggtgGCGGTGACGGTGGCCGGGTCCCGCTCCCGGGTGGCCCGGTTCGGGCTGCAGCGGCAGCAGGAGGATCGCTAcgacttctccagcctggagatGAGCTGCGTCTTCTACTG gacCCAGGTCTCCCCGGCCGCTCGCCCTTCCCCCCACTTCCTGCGGGCCGTGCGGGCCCTGCCCCCCAAGTTCACCCCGGCCACGGCGGCCGACTACGAGGAGCTCCTGGCCGCCTACGGCACCCACTACATCCGCGGGGCCCAGATGGGGGGCCGGCTACGGGCCGTGACCGCCATCCGCTCCTGCCGGGCCGCCATGGCCGGCGCCAGCGCCCAGGAGGTGGCCGATTGCTTGGGGGTGGAAGTgacggccggcggcggggccggcagaGGCGGCGCCATGGCCAAAGTTTGCCGCCGGGCCCGGGAGGGCAACCAAGGCAACGCCAGCTTCAACGAAGCCTTCGGCGAGCGGCTGGTGGAGGTGGAAGGGGGCGAGCAACATGGCGACCTACTCTACGGCAGGCCCGAGGCCTACGCAAAATGGCTGCAGAGCCTCCCCGCCCTCCCGGGGTTGGTGGCGGCCGAGGTGCGGCCCCTCCACACCCTCCTGCCCCGCAGGGACCCCCGGCGGGGGGCTCTGAAGGCGGCCGTCGGCCATTACGTCGCCCGGCGGGCCTTGCGCTTCAACTGCAGCCGGGCCTGCCCCGGCGGCCATCTTGTAGGGCCTTGTCAATGCGGCTGCCCGGCCGACGCCGCCGTCACCCCCCAGTGCTGTTCCCGGCACCGGGGGACAGCCCGGttgagggtgttggtggggggcggccggggctggcggggggaccACCTCTCCAAGACGGACGCTTACGTGCGGGTGTTTTTCGAGGGGCGGGAAGCCCGTACCCCCACGGTGTGGAACGACGAACGGCCCCGTTGGGGGACgtggctggagctggggagggtAGAGTtgccccccgggggtccccggcTGCGGGTGGAAGTGTGGGACGAGGACAACAAGTGGGACGACGACCTGCTGGGGGTCTGCCAGGTGCCGCTGGTGGCCGGGGGCAAGCGGGAGGCTGTGTGTTACCCCGGGGGGGGACGCCTGGAGCTCAGTTACGAAGTCACCTGCGGTCCCTCCTTGGGGGGTCCCCTCTGCTACGACTACGTCCCCCAAACCCCCCGGGGAGACGGGGGGCTCTACGGCTTCTCCCGTTGGCCGCCGGCCCCCGGAGATGATGGCCCCGTGGAGTGGCctgagcaagaggaggaggatgaggaggaagaggaggaagatggcgGCCCCGAGGACCTGGAAGGCTTTTGGGGGTCTCCGGGGGCCACCGGTTCTTCCGTTGAACCCCCCGAGATGgagatggggtggggagaggaccttggagatcatctggGGGAACCCACCGACGCCTTCGGGGACCTCCCGGAGCCTTTGGGGGTCTTCGGGGAAGGGCCTTCGGAGGTGGATCCACCCTTCGGCCCCAAGGAAGGTCCTTCAGACCCCCAAGGTCCATCGATGAGCTTCAGGAAAGGTCCTCCGGAGGTGGATCCATCATCCGGCCCCAAGGAAGGTCCTTCAGACCCCCAGGACCCGCCATCCGGCTTCGTGGAAGGTTCTGCAGATCTTCGGGCTCCACCCTCGGGCTCCAAGGAAGGTCCTTCAGAGCCCCAAGATCCATCCTCCGGCTTCACGGAAGGTCCTTCAGATCTCCAGGATCCAGCCTTGGTCTTCATGGAAGGTTCTCCAGGGCCGGATCCACCCTCCAGCCCCATGGAGGTTCCTCCAGACCCCCAAGATCTTTCATCGTCCTCCAAGGAAGGTCCTTCAGACCTTCGGGATCCCCCATTGGGCCTCCAGGAGGTTCCTCCGAGGCTCGACCCACCCTCTGGCTCCGGGGAGGgtcccccagacccacagaggGTCCCCCAGACCCATAGCGTCCATCCCCCAGACCCGTAG